From Haloglomus litoreum, the proteins below share one genomic window:
- a CDS encoding halocyanin domain-containing protein, protein MSNGTSGRRSISRRAVLRGAAGATATAAGASALAGPAAAQAQPSFDGWLSDVQNYNGVIDRTGREEVTVRVGVDNGGQPYGFGPAAIQVDPGTTVIWEWTGQGNQHNVVDEGGAFESELVAEAGFTFEQTFEEEGVTKYFCQPHRALGMKGVVVTGDVELGGGGQPFEPPGGALGLTFMGLLLGVTGLAGAMILGADGYRSYGAWKEKVRDVDGPAVESAPAEDSAERTIGHDAYDPSGTAALLIGYFLILVVMWILMYFVEFLGGGPTIIG, encoded by the coding sequence ATGTCGAACGGAACCTCCGGACGGCGGAGCATCAGTCGGCGAGCGGTTCTTCGGGGGGCTGCCGGCGCTACAGCCACGGCCGCGGGTGCGTCGGCGCTCGCGGGCCCGGCCGCGGCCCAGGCCCAACCGTCGTTCGACGGCTGGCTCTCCGACGTCCAGAACTACAACGGCGTCATCGACCGGACCGGTCGCGAGGAGGTAACGGTCCGCGTCGGCGTCGACAACGGCGGACAGCCGTACGGGTTCGGTCCCGCGGCCATCCAGGTCGACCCCGGTACGACCGTCATCTGGGAGTGGACCGGCCAGGGCAACCAGCACAACGTCGTCGACGAGGGTGGTGCCTTCGAGTCCGAGCTGGTCGCCGAGGCGGGATTCACCTTCGAGCAGACGTTCGAGGAGGAGGGTGTGACCAAGTACTTCTGCCAGCCCCACCGCGCGCTCGGCATGAAGGGCGTCGTCGTGACCGGCGATGTCGAACTGGGTGGGGGCGGGCAGCCGTTCGAGCCGCCGGGCGGAGCCCTCGGCCTCACGTTCATGGGGCTCCTGCTGGGCGTGACCGGCCTCGCCGGCGCGATGATCCTCGGCGCGGACGGCTACCGCTCGTACGGCGCCTGGAAGGAGAAGGTGCGAGACGTCGATGGGCCGGCGGTGGAGTCGGCCCCCGCGGAGGATAGCGCCGAGCGGACCATCGGGCACGACGCGTACGACCCGAGCGGGACCGCGGCACTGCTCATCGGCTACTTCCTCATCCTGGTCGTGATGTGGATACTCATGTACTTCGTCGAGTTCCTCGGCGGCGGACCGACCATCATCGGGTGA
- a CDS encoding sulfite exporter TauE/SafE family protein, which yields MASSPFAGFVPEAGAGGLEVAAFLLLGALGSIHCLGMCGPLVSTYAEGIRSRGHDATEWASIRQHLLFNAGRTVSYAALGAGFGALGAILVDAGGLLSVARLVRGVVGITVGLFVLALGLGYLAADRGGGRFVGALGRPFRAGGAALSGTVAWLRARAERWTRGPRIVGLGAAHGLLPCPLLYPAFLYALATASPVRGAVALAALGAGTVPMVFATGLAVGSLGPETKRRLHRALGAAFVLLAVLPLRMGLRSLGIEPLALLGVA from the coding sequence ATGGCATCCAGTCCCTTCGCCGGGTTCGTCCCCGAGGCCGGAGCCGGCGGCCTGGAGGTCGCCGCCTTCCTCCTGCTCGGCGCACTCGGGAGCATCCACTGTCTCGGGATGTGTGGTCCACTCGTCTCGACGTACGCCGAGGGCATCCGCTCTCGCGGTCACGACGCGACCGAGTGGGCATCCATCCGCCAGCACCTCCTGTTCAACGCCGGGCGGACCGTCTCGTACGCCGCCCTGGGTGCCGGCTTCGGTGCGCTCGGCGCGATCCTCGTCGACGCGGGTGGCCTGCTCTCGGTCGCCAGACTCGTCCGGGGGGTCGTCGGCATCACGGTCGGGCTGTTCGTGCTCGCGCTCGGACTGGGCTACCTCGCTGCCGACCGCGGCGGCGGCCGGTTCGTGGGCGCACTCGGCCGACCGTTCCGTGCCGGTGGGGCGGCGCTCTCGGGAACCGTCGCCTGGCTTCGGGCCCGTGCCGAACGGTGGACCCGCGGCCCCCGGATCGTCGGCCTCGGCGCGGCCCACGGCCTCCTGCCGTGTCCGCTCCTCTACCCGGCGTTCCTCTACGCCCTGGCGACGGCCTCACCCGTCCGGGGCGCCGTGGCGCTCGCGGCGCTGGGTGCCGGGACCGTCCCCATGGTGTTCGCGACGGGGCTCGCGGTCGGGTCACTCGGCCCGGAGACGAAACGACGGCTCCACCGCGCCCTCGGCGCGGCGTTCGTCCTGCTCGCCGTGCTCCCGCTCCGGATGGGGCTGCGGAGCCTCGGGATCGAACCGCTCGCGCTCCTGGGGGTGGCGTAG
- a CDS encoding heavy metal translocating P-type ATPase — protein sequence MSDPPTGPVDVDGPDGCDLCDLPTPDPPVTDEDVPGAYCCQGCLAVAGTLDAPTETDIGDAREAVRAERREPVPDEAETAFVRVEGMHCTSCEAFLESRAEGAPGVHRAEASYAAELVRVAYDPDELGAAGGDGGDGGDERAGADERVAALLDAPGYRARPADGAETDDSESLGRLLVGGFLGMMVMAWYVLFLYPTYLGLPSDALLLDVRGSAGGYLLWNVWAFSTIVLGYTGAPVLRGALVSLRAGRPNMDLLVATAAVTAYLYSTAVLLTSDVDVYFDVSVVVLVAVTVGGYYERRIRRRAADRLADLTTERVETARRAVDDGGSDGSGGEAAGDGAGGAAATETVPVDEVATGDRLVVEPGERLPTDGTVVDGRAGVDESLVTGEAAPRRVGPGDEVLGGALVTDGTLRVESDGTSTVERLAHHLWDVQAATPGAQRVADRVAAVFVPLVVVVAALAFGATLLTGGTATGALLTGLAVLVVSCPCAMGLATPLAVAAGVRDALDRGVVVTDPSVFETAVDADTVVLDKTGTLTESEPSLVERAGDHEALRRAAAVERRADHPIAGAVVDAVDAPPAASGFRTHPGHGVSAVVEGDRVHVGDAALFEGLDGDWSVPDACRTCYEAGDERGIAAYVGWDGAVRGALVAAERPREGWEAAVEALGAGRRVVVLTGDDRAAAESFASHPAVDEVFAGVPPAGKAETVERLRKRGTVVMVGDGSNDAPALAAADLGVALRSGTALAADAADAVVTDGGLDRVPAVFDLTTGTRRRVRENLGWALCYNAVAVPAAALGLLSPLLAAVAMATSSLLVVANSTRPVLDSEARSDGRRRGSGDDHTGESDPGGPSAPTRTLAGDD from the coding sequence ATGAGCGACCCGCCGACCGGGCCCGTCGACGTCGACGGGCCCGACGGCTGTGACCTCTGTGACCTCCCGACGCCGGACCCACCCGTGACGGACGAGGACGTGCCGGGCGCGTACTGCTGCCAGGGGTGTCTGGCGGTCGCGGGGACGCTGGACGCCCCGACGGAGACCGACATCGGGGACGCCCGCGAGGCCGTCCGCGCCGAGCGCCGCGAGCCGGTCCCGGACGAGGCCGAGACCGCGTTCGTCCGGGTCGAGGGGATGCACTGCACCAGCTGCGAGGCGTTCCTCGAATCGCGCGCCGAGGGCGCGCCCGGCGTCCACCGCGCGGAGGCCAGCTACGCCGCCGAACTCGTCCGGGTCGCGTACGACCCCGACGAACTCGGGGCGGCGGGTGGCGATGGCGGGGACGGGGGCGACGAGCGGGCCGGCGCCGACGAGCGGGTCGCCGCGCTGCTCGACGCGCCGGGCTACCGGGCCCGGCCGGCCGACGGCGCCGAAACGGACGACAGCGAGTCGCTGGGCCGGCTCCTCGTCGGCGGCTTCCTCGGGATGATGGTGATGGCGTGGTACGTCCTCTTCCTCTACCCGACCTACCTGGGGCTCCCGTCCGACGCGCTCCTGCTCGACGTCCGGGGCTCGGCGGGCGGCTACCTCCTGTGGAACGTCTGGGCGTTCTCGACCATCGTGCTGGGCTACACAGGCGCCCCCGTCCTCCGGGGGGCGCTCGTGAGTCTCCGGGCCGGCCGGCCGAACATGGACCTGCTCGTGGCGACGGCCGCCGTCACCGCCTACCTCTACAGTACGGCGGTCCTCCTGACCAGCGACGTCGACGTCTACTTCGACGTGAGCGTGGTCGTGCTCGTCGCAGTGACCGTCGGGGGGTACTACGAGCGGCGCATCCGGCGGCGCGCGGCCGACCGGCTGGCCGACCTGACGACCGAGCGTGTCGAGACGGCACGGCGGGCGGTCGATGACGGAGGGAGCGACGGAAGCGGCGGCGAGGCGGCCGGCGACGGGGCGGGTGGGGCTGCGGCCACCGAGACGGTCCCGGTCGACGAGGTGGCCACGGGCGACCGCCTCGTCGTGGAACCGGGCGAGCGACTCCCGACCGACGGGACGGTCGTGGACGGGCGCGCGGGCGTCGACGAATCGCTCGTGACCGGCGAGGCCGCCCCCCGGCGGGTCGGCCCCGGCGACGAGGTGCTGGGCGGCGCACTCGTGACCGACGGCACCCTCCGGGTCGAGAGCGACGGCACCAGCACGGTCGAGCGGCTGGCCCACCACCTCTGGGACGTGCAGGCCGCGACGCCGGGCGCACAGCGAGTCGCCGACAGGGTGGCGGCCGTCTTCGTCCCGCTGGTGGTCGTCGTGGCGGCGCTGGCGTTCGGCGCGACGCTCCTGACCGGCGGCACCGCGACCGGCGCGCTCCTGACGGGGCTGGCGGTGCTGGTCGTCTCCTGCCCGTGTGCGATGGGGCTGGCGACACCCCTCGCGGTCGCGGCCGGCGTCCGGGACGCGCTGGACCGCGGCGTCGTCGTGACCGACCCGTCCGTGTTCGAGACGGCCGTCGACGCCGATACCGTGGTACTGGACAAGACCGGGACGCTCACCGAGTCGGAGCCGTCGCTGGTCGAGCGGGCGGGCGACCACGAGGCACTCCGGCGGGCGGCGGCCGTCGAGCGCCGGGCCGACCACCCCATCGCGGGCGCCGTGGTCGATGCGGTCGACGCGCCCCCGGCGGCCAGCGGCTTCCGCACCCACCCGGGACACGGCGTCAGCGCCGTCGTCGAGGGGGACCGCGTCCACGTCGGCGACGCGGCGCTGTTCGAGGGCCTGGACGGCGACTGGTCGGTGCCCGACGCCTGCCGGACGTGCTACGAGGCCGGCGACGAGCGCGGCATCGCCGCGTACGTCGGCTGGGACGGCGCGGTCCGGGGGGCGCTGGTGGCGGCCGAGCGCCCACGCGAGGGGTGGGAGGCGGCGGTCGAAGCCCTCGGGGCGGGCCGCCGCGTGGTGGTCCTCACGGGCGACGACCGGGCCGCCGCCGAGTCGTTCGCCTCACATCCGGCCGTCGACGAGGTGTTCGCCGGCGTCCCGCCGGCGGGGAAGGCCGAGACCGTAGAGCGGCTCCGGAAGCGGGGGACCGTCGTGATGGTCGGTGACGGGAGCAACGACGCGCCGGCGCTCGCGGCGGCGGATCTCGGGGTCGCCCTCCGCTCGGGGACGGCACTGGCGGCCGACGCCGCCGACGCCGTCGTCACGGATGGCGGACTCGACCGGGTGCCGGCCGTGTTCGACCTCACGACGGGGACCCGGCGCCGGGTCCGGGAGAACCTCGGCTGGGCGCTGTGCTACAACGCCGTCGCCGTGCCGGCGGCGGCGCTGGGCCTGCTGTCGCCGCTCCTCGCGGCGGTCGCGATGGCGACCAGCAGCCTGCTCGTGGTGGCCAACTCGACGCGCCCCGTCCTCGACAGCGAGGCGCGCAGCGACGGGCGGAGGCGCGGGTCGGGCGACGACCACACCGGCGAATCCGACCCGGGCGGGCCGTCGGCACCGACCCGGACGCTGGCGGGGGACGACTGA
- a CDS encoding winged helix-turn-helix transcriptional regulator, whose translation MLERLTDQVSKEARDLQILQAVIDHHPIGIVRVSKETGIPEHKVRYSLRMLENDGLIDPTQQGAVPADDIDERVTEINAGLDELADRVRALASEADEVEQAAEPEV comes from the coding sequence ATGCTCGAACGACTCACGGACCAGGTCTCGAAGGAGGCCCGCGACCTCCAGATTCTCCAGGCCGTCATCGACCACCACCCCATCGGCATCGTGCGCGTCTCGAAGGAGACCGGCATCCCGGAGCACAAGGTGCGCTACTCGCTGCGGATGCTGGAGAACGACGGGCTCATCGACCCGACCCAGCAGGGTGCGGTCCCCGCCGACGACATCGACGAGCGCGTCACGGAGATCAACGCCGGGCTCGACGAGCTGGCCGACCGCGTCCGCGCGCTCGCCAGCGAGGCCGACGAGGTCGAGCAGGCCGCCGAGCCCGAGGTCTGA
- a CDS encoding cytidylyltransferase domain-containing protein, with translation MSERVVAVVQARMGSTRLPGKVMLPLAGEHVLTHDVRRLRAAEAVDEVVVATSTAGRDDIVARYAERAGAAVHRGPEDDVLGRMHAAARDADADVVVRATGDDPLVAPAVVNACAEAVRAGADYAGNTIDRTFPQGLVVEAMSMASFDRVEAASDEPHQREHVTQYYLEHPDAFEREPVRWDDVYDWPLPCDRRDVRLALDEPDDYELLSAVYGGVEPDDRGILPVRDAITYALAEGLTEWNRHVGQTKVQGDE, from the coding sequence ATGAGCGAACGCGTCGTGGCGGTCGTGCAGGCCCGGATGGGGTCGACCCGGCTCCCGGGGAAGGTGATGCTCCCGCTCGCGGGCGAGCACGTCCTCACCCACGACGTGCGCCGCCTGCGGGCCGCCGAGGCCGTCGACGAGGTCGTCGTCGCCACCTCCACCGCCGGTCGTGACGACATCGTCGCGCGCTATGCCGAGCGCGCGGGCGCCGCGGTCCACCGCGGCCCGGAGGACGACGTGCTGGGCCGGATGCACGCCGCGGCGCGTGACGCCGACGCCGACGTGGTGGTCCGCGCGACCGGCGACGATCCGCTCGTGGCCCCGGCCGTCGTGAACGCGTGTGCCGAGGCGGTCCGCGCGGGTGCGGACTACGCCGGCAACACCATCGACCGGACCTTCCCGCAGGGCCTCGTGGTCGAGGCGATGTCGATGGCATCGTTCGACCGCGTGGAGGCGGCCTCCGACGAGCCACACCAGCGCGAGCACGTCACGCAGTACTACCTCGAACACCCCGACGCGTTCGAGCGCGAGCCCGTCCGCTGGGACGACGTGTACGACTGGCCGCTCCCCTGCGACCGGCGCGACGTGCGCCTCGCGCTCGACGAACCGGACGACTACGAGCTTCTGAGCGCCGTCTACGGGGGTGTCGAGCCGGACGACCGGGGCATCCTCCCCGTCCGGGACGCCATCACGTACGCGCTGGCGGAGGGGCTGACCGAGTGGAACCGGCACGTCGGGCAGACGAAGGTGCAGGGCGACGAGTAG
- a CDS encoding NfeD family protein, whose protein sequence is MLDALAVVPLQGGFELFGLSLSLILLLAGAGLVVLEALAPGAHFIVVGVALLTAGLIGTLLGGVFGPLTPLFLAAVVLVAGAVSLYAYRNLGIYGEADGGRTSDSGSLRGKTARVTERVTRDGGEVKLDEGGGFNPYFQARSVDGAIEVGEEVLVVDPGGGNVLTVESISGLGGEDPIDRELARERARRAAERGDTEEEEDESEGERETA, encoded by the coding sequence ATGCTCGACGCCCTCGCGGTTGTACCCCTCCAGGGGGGGTTCGAACTCTTCGGGCTCTCGCTCTCGCTGATACTGCTACTCGCGGGTGCCGGTCTCGTCGTGCTGGAGGCGCTGGCGCCGGGCGCGCACTTCATCGTCGTCGGGGTCGCCCTGCTGACGGCCGGCCTCATCGGGACGCTGCTCGGCGGCGTGTTCGGCCCCCTGACGCCGCTGTTCCTCGCGGCGGTCGTCCTGGTGGCCGGCGCCGTCTCGCTGTACGCCTATCGGAACCTCGGCATCTACGGGGAGGCAGACGGCGGCCGGACCTCCGACTCGGGGTCGTTGCGGGGCAAGACCGCGCGCGTCACCGAGCGCGTCACCCGCGACGGGGGCGAGGTGAAGCTCGACGAGGGCGGCGGCTTCAACCCCTACTTCCAGGCCCGCTCTGTCGACGGCGCCATCGAGGTGGGGGAGGAGGTGCTGGTCGTCGACCCCGGCGGCGGGAACGTCCTCACCGTCGAGTCCATCTCCGGACTCGGCGGCGAGGATCCCATCGACCGCGAACTGGCCCGCGAGCGGGCGCGCCGGGCGGCCGAGCGCGGCGACACCGAGGAGGAGGAGGACGAGAGCGAGGGCGAGCGCGAGACGGCCTGA
- a CDS encoding DUF7312 domain-containing protein yields the protein MDETDDSRDRGPDAGHEQPAAAPEHDRTTADGSRYDPETVESTVQDVDGIEYEQGGGNVAGASPGADLGPVEPETPTLEGALFVLLGVVLTVVVLAQLVGL from the coding sequence ATGGACGAGACGGACGACTCGCGCGACCGGGGACCCGACGCCGGGCACGAGCAACCGGCGGCGGCCCCCGAACACGACAGGACGACTGCCGACGGGAGCCGCTACGACCCCGAGACCGTCGAGTCGACGGTCCAGGACGTGGACGGGATCGAGTACGAGCAGGGTGGCGGGAACGTGGCGGGCGCGTCGCCGGGCGCCGACCTCGGGCCCGTCGAACCGGAGACGCCGACGCTGGAGGGCGCGCTGTTCGTGCTGCTCGGCGTCGTGCTCACGGTGGTCGTGCTCGCGCAACTCGTCGGCCTCTGA
- a CDS encoding NAD+ synthase produces MTEPTALLEGTNVDLLLSEAELEARREHLTSFIEGVVDDAGAEGAVLGLSGGIDSTLTAHLAVEALGEDGLHGLVLPSDVNTETNMTDAERVAEMLDIEYDVIDIEPIVDAFVDAAPDHAADDRMALGNVRVRTRAVLNYFVANAESRVVLGTGNRSEAMTGYFTKYGDQAVDCNPIGNLYKCQVRQLASHVGVPDEFVEKPPSAEMWVGQTDEEEMGLGYDELDAILALHVDGPFSKSATMRTLDVPESAIDRVTDLVAGSEHKRHMPPAPEPL; encoded by the coding sequence ATGACAGAACCCACGGCGCTTCTGGAGGGGACGAACGTCGACCTGCTGCTCTCGGAGGCGGAACTCGAGGCGCGGCGCGAGCACCTCACGTCGTTCATCGAGGGCGTGGTCGACGATGCGGGGGCCGAGGGCGCGGTACTCGGCCTGTCGGGCGGCATCGACTCGACGCTGACGGCCCACCTCGCGGTCGAGGCGCTCGGCGAGGACGGGCTCCACGGGCTGGTCCTTCCGAGCGACGTGAACACGGAGACGAACATGACCGACGCCGAGCGCGTCGCCGAGATGCTCGACATCGAGTACGATGTCATCGACATCGAGCCCATCGTCGACGCCTTCGTCGACGCCGCGCCCGACCACGCCGCGGACGACCGGATGGCACTCGGCAACGTCCGGGTGCGGACGCGGGCGGTGCTGAACTACTTCGTCGCTAACGCCGAGTCCCGGGTAGTGCTCGGGACGGGCAACCGCTCGGAGGCGATGACGGGCTACTTCACGAAGTACGGCGACCAGGCCGTCGACTGCAACCCCATCGGCAACCTCTACAAGTGCCAGGTCCGGCAGCTGGCGAGCCACGTCGGCGTCCCCGACGAGTTCGTCGAGAAGCCCCCGAGCGCGGAGATGTGGGTGGGCCAGACCGACGAGGAGGAGATGGGCCTGGGCTACGACGAACTCGACGCCATCCTCGCGCTCCACGTCGACGGGCCGTTCTCGAAGTCCGCGACGATGCGCACCCTCGACGTGCCCGAGTCGGCCATCGACCGCGTCACGGACCTCGTCGCCGGCAGCGAACACAAGCGCCACATGCCGCCGGCGCCGGAGCCGCTGTGA
- a CDS encoding histidine kinase: MNDPQPSSLSEFIDEVPETETSLIVLNRTGPEPLVGLLRDAFGTQEVSVSDRQLPEGGKDLVLLVREGRVVATSHMERLQNSFLLINADRYRTGTHGLQEANMPDVLIGLDEIEFEVRGFPASNKEKLLLVLISRFIEGRALRAETGRFDVSFQRFSRLDDEYGTRKVYRWLGDSGVDTHVYGVRDEPIDEDLAVTPHAGTHEEYRHSWFVVFRPPADEDGHVALVALETGDNVWRAMWTYDPDRVARIGAYVQRNF, encoded by the coding sequence ATGAACGACCCGCAGCCGTCCTCTCTCTCCGAGTTCATCGACGAGGTCCCCGAGACGGAGACATCGCTGATCGTGCTGAACCGGACGGGACCGGAACCGCTCGTGGGGTTACTGCGGGACGCCTTCGGAACGCAGGAGGTGAGCGTCTCGGACCGCCAGCTGCCCGAGGGCGGGAAGGACCTGGTGTTGCTCGTCCGCGAGGGGAGGGTCGTCGCGACAAGTCACATGGAGCGGCTGCAGAACAGCTTCCTGCTCATCAACGCCGACCGCTACCGGACCGGGACACACGGGCTCCAGGAGGCCAACATGCCGGACGTGCTGATCGGTCTCGACGAGATCGAGTTCGAGGTCCGTGGCTTCCCGGCCTCGAACAAGGAGAAACTGCTGCTGGTGCTCATCTCGCGGTTCATCGAGGGGCGGGCGCTCCGGGCGGAGACGGGCCGGTTCGACGTCTCGTTCCAGCGGTTCTCCCGTCTCGACGACGAATACGGCACCCGCAAGGTCTACCGCTGGCTCGGCGACTCCGGCGTCGACACCCACGTCTACGGTGTCCGTGACGAGCCCATCGACGAGGACCTGGCCGTGACCCCGCACGCCGGGACGCACGAGGAGTACCGCCACTCGTGGTTCGTCGTCTTCCGCCCACCGGCGGACGAGGACGGCCACGTCGCCCTCGTCGCGCTGGAGACCGGCGACAACGTCTGGCGGGCGATGTGGACGTACGACCCCGACCGGGTGGCCCGGATCGGCGCGTACGTCCAGCGGAACTTCTGA
- a CDS encoding cupin domain-containing protein, whose amino-acid sequence MSDAAPDDGTTVSLADAFDRIDEHWAPRLAAELNGQHVKLAKLRGAFEWHRHADADELFLVVAGALDIERRDAPTVHLEANELHVVPAGVEHRPVVPEETGVGPDGDEAHVLLFEPAGTLNTGEHESERTREVEAL is encoded by the coding sequence ATGTCGGATGCTGCTCCCGATGACGGCACGACCGTCTCGCTCGCCGACGCCTTCGACCGCATCGACGAGCACTGGGCGCCGCGCCTGGCGGCCGAACTCAACGGCCAGCACGTCAAGCTCGCGAAGCTACGGGGCGCCTTCGAGTGGCACCGCCACGCCGACGCCGACGAGCTGTTCCTCGTCGTCGCGGGCGCGCTCGACATCGAGCGCCGTGACGCCCCGACGGTTCACCTCGAGGCGAACGAACTGCACGTCGTCCCGGCGGGTGTCGAACACCGACCCGTCGTCCCCGAGGAGACGGGTGTCGGCCCGGACGGCGACGAGGCGCACGTTCTCCTGTTCGAGCCCGCTGGGACGCTGAACACCGGTGAGCACGAGAGCGAGCGGACCCGCGAGGTCGAGGCGCTGTAG
- a CDS encoding preprotein translocase subunit SecD, whose product MNIDPRENWRIFLLIVLLLVSTVAVFVPLGGADTDGPTNLQYGLELSGGTRVRAPLVGMTAEVDVPDGESRELAATLSNQLNVSRTDVNVRDVRNGQDTVEVFANEDNGGVTRQEFAAALNAAGVEVSTDDIRDGVTQETRQTAVNVLSSKINNVGLSGGTVSTTTTPTGETFVLVEVPNANRSEVLELITSRGRVELVAHFPQQRQNQSGNGTRTVYRDVSLLTQEDFSTSNFQAQPASEGQPAQVPVALRDEPARNFSNAMQTFGFTDEGISNCGYQPSSGADPDTFPGYCLYTVRDGEVVYGASMSPGLARTIRSGDFVRDPTFVITANNFSEAQQLAIDLQAGALPTTLDIQGEGTTYFLEPSLANEFKLFSLITAIIAVLAVAGVVFIRYREPGVAAPMVLTAGAEVFLLMGFASAVGLALDLSHIAGFIAVIGTGVDDLIIIADEILQSGEVNTSRVFESRFRKAFWVIGAAAATTIIAMSPLAVLSLGDLQGFAIVTIVGVLLGVLVTRPAYGDILRTIVLEDA is encoded by the coding sequence ATGAACATCGACCCCCGCGAGAACTGGCGGATCTTCCTGCTGATCGTCCTGCTGCTCGTGAGCACGGTCGCGGTGTTCGTCCCGCTCGGGGGCGCCGACACGGACGGCCCGACGAACCTCCAGTACGGGCTCGAACTCTCGGGTGGGACCCGTGTGCGGGCGCCGCTGGTCGGGATGACCGCCGAGGTGGACGTCCCCGACGGCGAGTCGCGTGAACTGGCCGCGACCCTGTCGAACCAGCTGAACGTCTCGCGGACGGACGTCAACGTCCGGGATGTCCGGAACGGGCAGGACACCGTGGAGGTGTTCGCCAACGAGGACAACGGCGGCGTGACCCGGCAGGAGTTCGCGGCGGCGCTGAACGCGGCCGGGGTCGAGGTCTCGACGGACGACATCCGCGATGGTGTGACCCAGGAGACCCGGCAGACGGCGGTGAACGTGCTGTCGAGCAAGATCAACAACGTCGGGCTCTCGGGCGGGACGGTTTCGACGACGACCACGCCGACGGGCGAGACGTTCGTGCTCGTGGAGGTGCCGAACGCGAACCGGTCGGAGGTGCTGGAGCTGATCACCTCGCGGGGTCGGGTGGAGCTGGTCGCGCACTTCCCCCAGCAGCGCCAGAACCAGAGCGGCAACGGCACCCGGACCGTCTACCGCGACGTCTCGCTCCTGACGCAGGAGGACTTCTCGACCAGCAACTTCCAGGCCCAGCCCGCCAGCGAGGGCCAGCCCGCACAGGTTCCGGTCGCGCTGCGGGACGAGCCCGCACGGAACTTCTCGAACGCGATGCAGACGTTCGGCTTCACCGACGAGGGGATCAGCAACTGCGGCTACCAGCCCAGTTCCGGGGCCGACCCGGACACCTTCCCCGGCTACTGTCTGTACACGGTCCGTGACGGCGAGGTCGTCTACGGGGCATCGATGAGCCCCGGCCTCGCCCGGACCATCCGCTCGGGCGACTTCGTGCGCGACCCGACGTTCGTCATCACGGCGAACAACTTCAGCGAGGCCCAGCAGCTGGCCATCGACCTGCAGGCGGGTGCGCTGCCGACGACGCTCGACATCCAGGGCGAGGGGACGACCTACTTCCTGGAGCCGTCGCTGGCCAACGAGTTCAAGCTGTTCTCCCTCATCACCGCCATCATCGCCGTCCTCGCGGTCGCGGGCGTCGTCTTCATCCGCTACCGTGAGCCCGGTGTGGCGGCGCCGATGGTGCTGACGGCGGGCGCGGAGGTGTTCCTGCTGATGGGCTTCGCGTCGGCCGTCGGGCTGGCGCTGGACCTGTCGCACATCGCGGGGTTCATCGCGGTCATCGGGACGGGGGTGGACGACCTCATCATCATCGCGGACGAGATCCTCCAGTCGGGTGAGGTCAACACCTCGCGGGTGTTCGAGTCGCGGTTCCGCAAGGCGTTCTGGGTCATCGGCGCAGCGGCGGCGACGACGATCATCGCGATGTCGCCGCTGGCGGTGCTGTCGCTGGGTGACCTGCAGGGCTTCGCCATCGTCACCATCGTCGGTGTGCTGCTCGGTGTGCTCGTCACCCGCCCGGCGTACGGTGACATCCTCCGGACCATCGTGCTGGAGGACGCCTGA